The Microbacterium trichothecenolyticum sequence CGGGGGCGAAGACGGTGAACTCGCCGCCGTTGAGCGTGTCGACGAGGTTCACGTCGGGGTTCAGCTGGCCGCTGACAGCCGCGGTGAGCGTGGTGAGCAGCGGGTTGTTCGATGCGGCGACGGCGACCGGGTCGGCAGCCATGCCCGCGACCGAGCCGGCACCCGAAGGAACGGCTGCGGCGTAGTCGGCGCAACCGGGGCCGACGAGGTTGGCGGCGGGGTCCATCGCCGACGACGAGGCCGAGGGGGATGCGGCCATGGAGGGCGCGGTGCTCTCTTCGGCCGTGGAGCCGCCCGAGGTGGTGCCACCCGAACATGCGGTGAGTGCGAAGGCCGAGCCCAGAACGAGGGCGAGACCAGCGACGACAGGCTTCTTGTTGGTGAGCATGACATTCCTCCGAAATCGTTCGGATCGCGTTCACGATCCGTCAGGGACACCCCGGTGCGAGGGGCGGTTCGCCGTGGAGCGGCTTACACAGGGTCTTCGGGACTCCCCGGGGATCGGATTGCGAAATGTTGCGGATCGGCGCCGAATGCATGGTTCGAGCGTCATAAATTCCCAGATCAGCGCAGGATAAATATTCTCCGGAATATTTCTTCATCACGCTCGCCCGGTCGCTCCGTCAGCCCGATGCGCCCTACGCGCACCATCGGCTCGCGCGCGCATACGTGAGTCTTTGTACGGGTAGGCAATGATGGATGCCATGGTGATCGACGGTTTTGATCTGCCCGACGACGGGGCGGAGCACGTCGACCATGTCGGGGAACTGCTGCAGCGCACCGCCACGGGAGATCGCGCCGCGTTCACCGAGTTGTACGACGTTCTGTCCGGCCCGCGCCTTCGGCCTCATCCTGCGCGTGCTCGTCGATCGTTCGCAGAGCGAAGAGGTGCTGCAGGAGGTCTTCGTGGAGATCTGGCAATCCGCTGCGCGTTTCACTCCGAACAAAGGGCAAGGAAGATCGTGGGTTCTCACGATCGCCCACCGACGGGCCGTCGACCGCGTGCGGTCGTCGCAGTCGAGTGTCGATCGTGACGTGCGCGCGGGATTGCGCGATATGGACGTCGCCTATGACGACGTTTCGGAGAAAGTCGAGATGAGGATCGAGGGACGACGCGTCGTCGATGCATTGGCGGCGCTCCCCGACGCGCAGAAAGAAGCACTCACCCTGGCCTACTTCGGTGGATACAGCCAGAGCGAGATCGCTGCCCTCGTCGGGGCGCCCCTCGGAACGATCAAGACGAGGATGCGCGACGGATTGTCACGCTTGAGGATGGAGATGGGGGTGGACAAGTGAACGAGAGGGATTTCGCCGACCTCGCTGCCGGTCACGCGCTCAACGCGCTGTCGGACGCAGATGAACGCGCGTACCAGGAGGCTCTGGCGGGACATCCGCAGTGGGAGCTCCATGTCCGCCGTGCCGCCGACGCGGTAGCCGCCATCAGCGACACCATCGAGCCCGTCGAGCCGCCGGCGTCCGTTCGCGCCTCGCTGTTCGCCCGGATCTCGGAGCTGCCGCAGGAGCAGCCTGCCTTCGCAGCCGATCCCCTCGAGTCCGATGCCGAAGACTTCGCCGCCGCAGGCCCCGCACCGGTCGATCCCGAGGCCGACGTCCCGCGTCCCGCGGCGTCCTTCGGGTGGGGCCGGCGCCGATGGTTCACGTTGGCCGCCTCGGTCGCAGCCGTCCTCGTGCTGGGCTTCGGCGCCGTCACGGTGGGGCAGCTGATGGCTCCTCCGGCCGCCGTCGTCGCGCTGGAGCAGATCGAGCAGGCGCCCGATGCCCGCTCGGCGTCGACCACCATGGCCGATGGCACGGTCGCGACGGCGCACTGGTCACCATCGACGGGGCAGAGCGTGCTGGTCACCGACGGCATGCCCGCCCTCGCGTCGGGAACGACCTACGAACTCTGGTTCGTTCGCGGAGAGACGCCGATCGCCGCGGGCACCTTCGAACCGGATGCCGACGGCAAGGCCGTCGCGGTTCTCGACGGCGAGATGCACGCCGGCGATGTCATCGCCGTCACGATCGAGCCCGCGGGAGGCTCGCCAGACGGTACCCCCAGCACGGAGCCGGTGGTCGCGGTCGCGACGGCCTGAGCCGCCGGGGCTCGGCCCTCGGCGAGGGCCGACGCCCTAGCCTGGGACGATGAGCGATTCCCCGCGCGAGTTCCACAAGCCGGTGCGGCGACCTGCCGAGCTGTTCGACCGTCTGTTCTCGGCCGAAGACCCGGCCGAGGTGTCGCGCGTGGCGCACAGCACCGCGCAGGCCCTGCTCTCGCGGGTACGTGCAGACCCGACGGTCGACGTCGTCGAACGCCTGGTCGCTTTCACCGACGATCACGGCATCGACGACATCGCCGAGCTGTGGTCGCGTTCGCCGGCTCGCTCACTCCCGGGCGCGCTGTGGCGGCTGTACCTGCTGCAGCTGATGATCCACGACGACGCAGCGACCGCGGCCCTGCTGTACGAGCGTGGACGCGTCGAGATGACGACGGTCGATCCCGTGGTGGCCGGGGCGCCGGCCCCCGCCGGACCGGAAGAACTGGTGCAGCTGATCGACACGATCCTCCGGGGGCTCTTCGAGGGCGATTTCGCCGTCGCCCTCGATCGTGCCGCGGCGTTCTGCCGCGTTCAGGCGGCCGGCTCCACCCACCTCGCCGACGACTACGAGAACACCGAGTCGGAGCGGGCGACGGCATTGACCACGCGGGCGCTGCGCCTGTCGACGTACGCCGACGACCTCGCGGCCGCGGCATCGTTGTGGCGCCGAGACGCACTGTCCTGAGGCGCTTCCCGGGCGGCGATCGACCCGCGGGACGCTGCGTCGGCAGAACTGCCGCTGACTCCCCGTGGTGGGCGCCCGCGTGAGGGCGGCGCACAGACGACCTGCGAAAAGAAAAGCGCCGGACCGCAGAACGCCTCTCGGCGCAAGGCCGCTCATAGCGGCAGAAGATGGAGCCCGGGGTTACTGCGGCCCGGCTAGAAGAGTGTAACAAGCGACCCCGCGACACATTCCCTCCGCGTCCCCCGTTGACACGGCCCGGGCGTGTCGGTGCCTCGGCGTAGGCTCGCTGCATGGCTTGGCGCTCCGCTGTCTCGATCGACCCCGTGGCATCCGACGATCGGAGGACGGACTTCGCCGACACGATCACGATGATCGACCCCGGGGCGCCCGCGGTCCTCATCGGAGATCTGAGCGCGCAGCGCGGCGACGGCATCTTCGAGTCGCTGGGCGTCGTCGACGGGCACGTGCAAGAGGTGGGCCCGCACCTCGCGCGTCTCGCGCATTCCGCCGGCCTCTGCGACTTGCCGGCACCGAACCTCGCCCAGTGGCGGGCCGCCATCGAGCGGATCGCCGTCGAGGCCGGCCCCGGCGAGAACGTCATCAAGCTCATCCTCAGTCGCGGTCTCGACCAGGGGCCCGCCCCCACCGCGTGGGTCACCCTGGCCACGGCGCCCGACAGCGCGCGCGCTCGTCGCGACGGCGTGCGCGTCGTCACCCTGGACCGGGGATACACCCTCGACGTTCCCGCGCGCGCTCCGTGGCTGCTGCTGGGGGCCAAGACCCTGTCGTACGCCACGAACATGGCCGCCATCCGCGAGGCGCACCGCCGCGGTGCCGACGACGCCGTCTTCGCGACCAGTGATGGTTTCGTGCTCGAGGCGCCCACGGCATCCGTGGTCTTGCGTGTCGGTGACCGCTTCGTGACGCCGGCGCCGCAGGCCGGCATCCTGCACGGCACGACGCAGCTGAGCCTGTTCGCCCACCTCGAGACCCGCGGTTTCGATACCGCATACGAGAACGTGCCGATCGCCGACCTCGAGACCGCGGATGCCGCGTGGCTCCTGTCGAGCGTGCGGCTGGCGGCCCCGATCGCGAGCGTCGACGGCCGCGACAAGAGCATCGACCGGGCGCTCACCGCCGAGATCAACGCCTACTTGCTCGCTCCCCGCGACTGACGCGGGAACCACGAAGGCCCCGCCGGGGCGGGGCCTTCGTGGGGGAGCGGCTTATCCGAAGCGGCCGGAGACGTAGTCCTCGGTGGCCTGCACCGACGGTGCGGTGAAGATCGCCGAGGTGTCGTTGTACTCGATGAGCTTGCCGGGCTTGCCGGTGCCGGCGATGTTGAAGAACGCCGTCTTGTCGCTGACGCGCGAGGCCTGCTGCATGTTGTGGGTCACGATCACGATCGTGTAGTCGTTCTTCAGCTCCGAGATGAGCTCCTCGATCGCGAAGGTCGAGATGGGGTCGAGCGCCGAGCAGGGCTCGTCCATCAGCAGCACGTCGGGAGAGACGGCGATCGCGCGGGCGATGCACAGACGCTGCTGCTGACCACCGGACAGGCCGCCGCCGGGCTTGTCGAGACGGTCCTTGACCTCGTTCCAGAGGTTCGCGCCCTGCAGCGACTTCTCGACGAGGGCGTCGGCGTCGCTCTTGGCCATGCGCTTGTCGTTGAGCTTCGCGCCGGCCAGCACGTTCTCGCGGATCGACATCGTGGGGAACGGGTTCGGGCGCTGGAAGACCATGCCGACGTGGCGACGCACCAGCACCGGGTCGACGCCCGGTCCGTAGAGGTCGTCGCCGTCGATGAGCACGCGCCCCTCGACCCGGCCGCCGGGGATCACCTCGTGCATGCGGTTGAGGGTGCGCAGGAACGTGGACTTGCCGCAGCCCGACGGACCGATGAAGGCGGTGACCGAGCGGGGCTCGATGTCGATGGAGACGCCCTCGACCGCGAGGAAGTCGCTGTAGTAGACGTTGAGGTCCTGGACCTCGATGCTCTTGGACACGGGAGTGCCTTTCCTCGCTCAGCGGGACTTCGGCGCGAACACGGCCGCGACGACCCGGGCGATCAGGTTGAAGATGACGACGAGGACGACCAGCAGGAATGCCGCACCCCAGGCCTGGGCCTGAGAGGCGTCGATGTCCTGGCCGGGGAAGCTGTACGCGGTGTAGGCCATGACGGGGAGGGTCTGCATCGGGCCCTCGAACGGATTGGCGTTGAAATTGTCGGTGAAGCTCGCGGCGATGAAGATCGGCGCCGTCTCACCGACCACGCGAGCCACCGCGAGGACCACGCCGGTGATGATGCCCGAAGCCGCGGTGCGCAGCACGACCTTGACGATCGTCGCCGACCGGGGCACGCCGAGCGCGAGAGAGGCCTCGCGGAGGTCGGCCGGAACCAGGCGCAGCATCTCCTCGGTGGAGCGGATGACGATAGGGATCATCAGCACGCACAGGGCGATGGATGCCGAGAACCCGCTGAACGCCTTGGGTCCGACGATCAGGCTGAACAGCGAGAACGCGAACAGACCGGCAACGATCGAGGGGATACCCGTCATCACGTCGACGAGGAAGGTGATCGCACGCCGCAGCGGATTGCTCGGCTGGGCGTACTCGACGAGGTAGACGGCTGCCAGGATGCCGATCGGCACCGAGATGAGCGCGGCGATGCCCGTGATGATGAGCGTTCCCGCGATCGCCTGCCACGCGCCGGCGGTGGCGACGACCTCGAGGGTGTTCGGATCGAACGAGGTGCCCCCCACCTGCGTGATGAATTGCCAGTTGACCACCGCGAGGCCCTTGGACACGACCGTGTACAGGGTCGACACGAGGGGTGCGACGGCGAGCAGGAAGGCGACGGTGACGAGGCCGCGCACGACCCGGTCGACGGCCTTGCGACGGTTCTCGACGATCGAGGAGCCGATGCCGATCGCGATCAGGTACACCAGGGCCGAGAAGATCAGCCAGGTGGCGACGTTGAACTCGCCCATGATCAGTTGCAGCGCGGCGATCACGACGGCGACGCCGGCGAGCAGCGCGGGCTCGATGAACCGCGGGAGTCGGCCGCTCGTCAGCGCGAGCGGAGCGGAGGGAGCGGAGGCGGTCACGAGCGCTTTCCCTTCTTGCGGCCCTTGGCGCCCGGGCCCGTCGCGGCGATGATGTAGCGCGCGAACATGTTGACCGCGAGCGAGACGACGAACAGCATCAGGCCCGTACCGATCAGGGCGGAACGCTGCAGGTCGGTGGCGATGGGGAAGTTCAGCGCGATATTGGCGGCGATCGTCTGGGAGTTGTACCCGTCGGTCAGCAGCAGCACCGAGTAGATGAGGCTGGGCGAGATGATGAGCGCGATCGCCATCGTCTCACCGAGCGCGCGCCCCAGGCCCAGGAGCGTCGCCGACACCATGCCGCTGCGGGCGTAGGGGAAGACGGCCAGGCGGATCATCTCCCACCGCGTGGCGCCGAGGGCGAGAGCGGCTTCCTCGTGCAGGCGCGGGGTCTGCAGGAAGATCTCGCGGGTGATCGACGTCACGATCGGCAGGATCATGACAGCGAGCACCACACCACCGGTGAACATCGTCGAACCGGTCGTCGACACCGGGCCCTGGAACAGCGGGATCCAGCCGAGGTATTCGTTGAGGAAGTCGCTCACGGGCAGCAGCAGGGGGCGCATCACGATGATGCCCCAGAGGCCGAACACGATCGAGGGGACCGCGGCCAGCAGGTCGACGATGTAGCCGAGGGCTCCCGCGACCTTGCGCGGAGCGTAGTGCGAGATGAACAGGGCGATGCCGATGGCGACGGGGGCACCGATGACCATGGCGATCAGGGCGGCCCAGATGCTGCCGAACAGCAGCGGTCCGACGTAATCCCAGAAGTTCGTCCACGCCCCGTTCTGGTAACCGGCGAGGTCGCCCTCGCTCCAGTTGGCCGTGATGGCCGGCAGGCCTCGCAGGATCAGGAAGATCGCGACGCCGGCCAGGATGAGCATGATCGACACGGCCGCCGTGGTCGACAGGCCGAGGAAGACGGTGTCGCCGACGCGGCGCGTGCCGACGATGCTCGATCGGGGCGCCGGCGGGGACGACGGGGCGGTCTCTGTGTCAGCGACGGTGTCAGTCACGTGGGACCTCACGCTCGGCACGGGTCATGGGGTGCTCCTCGGTCGGGTGTTCTGTGAGGATTCGGCTCAGCGGAACGCCCGATCGTGATCGATCGCTCCGATCAGCCCGGCCCGGCCCGCACGGAGCGTGCGAGCCGGGCCGAGTCCGACAGATGTTTACTTGATGGCCGAGAGGGTCTTGGCGGCAGCCGAGAGGACCGAGTCGGGCAGCGGGGCCGAACCGGCGTTCTTCGCCGCGACCTGCTGACCGAGGGTGCTCGTGACGAAGCCGAGGTACGACTTCACCAGCTCGGACTGCTTGGTGTCCTTGAACGTCGAGCAGGTGATGGCGTACGACACCAGCGGGATCGGGTAGGTCTCGGCGGTGAGCTTGGAGTAGTCGAACTTCTTCGACAGGTCGCCCGGAACGCCGTTGCTGGCATCGACGGCGGCGAGCTCGAACGTCTTCGACACGGCCTCGGCGCTGTAGGGCAGCGCGGTGCCGTCCTGGATGACCGCGACCGACTTCAGGTCGCCGATGGCCGAGTGGTCGGCGTAGCCGATGGTGCCGGAGCCGGCCTTGACGGCCTCGACGACGCCGGAGCCGCCCTTCTGCTTCGAGACGTTGCCCTCGACCGGCCAGTCCTTGCCCGCGGGGAAGGACCAGACCGACGACTGCGTCGCCGCGAGGTAGTTGGTGAAGTTCTGCGTGGTGCCCGAGCCGTCCGAGCGGGCGACGGTCGTGATGGCGCCGGCGGGGAGCGCGGTGCCGTTGTCGGCGGTGATGGCCGGGTCGGACCAGTCGGTGATCTGCAGCGCGAAGATCTTGGCGATCGTCTCACCCGAGAGCTTCAGCGAGCTGACACCGGGGATGTTGAAGATGATCGCGACGCCGTCGAGGTAGACGGGGATGTTGACGCCGCCCTCGGTGCACAGCGCCTTCGACTGCGAGGTCTGGTCGGCGTTCAGCGGCGAGTCGGAGCCGGCGAAGTCGTACGCGCCGCTCAGGAAGTTGGTGACACCGCCGCCGGAGCCCTGCGACTTGTCGTAGTTGATCGTGACGCCCTTCGCCTGGGCGTTGTAGGCGCTGGTCCACGCGGCCTGCGCGTTGGACTGGGCGCTCGAGCCTCCGGCGGTGATCGTGCCCGAGAGGTTGGGGTCGATCGTGAACGCCACATCGGCGGACGTGGGGGAGGCCGAGGTGCCGGCGGCACCACCGGAGCCCGAGGGGCCGGCGCAGCCGGCGAGGGTCAGGGAGGCCACGGCGGCCACGGTGCCCAGCTGGGCGAGTCGGGAGATCTTCACGAGGTGAATCCTTCGCATGTCGGGAACAGGAACCCGGTGCAGGGTTCGTCGTGAACGGTAAACAGCGACTCTTAAGAGACTGCGCTGCGTGGGTGAACGGCAGGTGAACCGGGGTGGCCTGTCCGGGGTGTTTTCCTGGGCGTTGTACTGTTCACCCCCGTGACGACTCCTGCCCCCGCTGCACAGGCTCCGCTCGACCGACGTGCTGCCGCGGCGCCCGCGCGCACGCTCATCGATCTGCTCGCCGACGTCGCCGCACGGCATCCGGAAGCCTCCGCGATCGACGACGGCTCGGGAGCCCTCAGCTACCGCGAGCTGCTCGCTCGCGTGTGGCGCACGGCTGCGGCCCTGCACGAGGCGGGTGTTCGTCGCGGCGACCGTGTGGGTGTGCGGATGCCGTCGGGCTCGAAAGAGCTGTACGTGTCGATCCTGGCGGTCATGGCCGCCGGCGCCGCGTACGTGCCGGTGGATGCCGACGACCCCGACGAGCGCGCACGGCTGGTGTTCGCAGAGGCGGCGGTGAAGGGCATCGTCGCGGGCGACGGCGAGTTCATCGCCGCGGACGATTGCCTCGTCCGTCTCTACGACGGCGACGCTCCGCACCCGAGTACGAACGCGGTACCCGTGGTGGCACCGCCCACGGTCGAGGACGACGCCTGGATCATCTTCACCTCGGGCTCGACGGGCGTGCCGAAGGGGGTGGCGGTCACGCACCGCTGCGCCGCGGCGTTCGTGGAGGCGGAGGCGCGCATCTTCCTGCGGGACGAGCCGCTGGGCCCCGGCGACCGCGTGCTCGCCGGTCTCTCGGTGGCGTTCGACGCCTCGTGCGAGGAGATGTGGCTGGCGTGGGGGCACGGCGCATGCCTCGTGCCCGCGCCCCGCTCGCTCGTACGCTCGGGCGAGGACCTCGCGCCCTGGCTCCTTCGCCAGGGCATCACGGTCGTGTCGACCGTGCCCACGCTCGCGGCGATGTGGCCCGCCGACTCGATCGAGAACGTGCGCCTGCTCATCTTCGGTGGCGAGGCGTGCCCGCCCGAACTGGCCGCTCGTCTGGTGGCCGACGGGCGCGAGGTCTGGAACACCTACGGACCCACCGAGGCCACCGTCGTCGCGTGCGCCGCCCCGCTCGATGGCACACTGCCGGTGCGCATCGGCCTGCCCTTGGACGGCTGGGCCCTGGCGGTCGTGGATGCCGAGGGCCGGCCCGTCGCCGAGGGCGAAGTGGGCGAGCTCATCATCGGCGGCGTCGGACTGGCGCGGTATCTCGACCCCGCGAAGGATGCCGAGAAGTACGCGCCCATGCCGACTCTCGGTTGGGAACGCGCCTACCGTTCCGGCGACCTCGTGCGCTTCGAGCCCGAGGGCCTGGTGTTCCAGGGGCGCGCCGACGACCAGGTCAAGGTGGGTGGTCGGCGCATCGAGCTGGGCGAGGTCGAGTCCGCCCTGCAAGACCTGGCCGGGGTGAGCGCGGCGACCGTCGCGGTGCGCACCACCGGGGCAGGGGTTCCCGTGCTCGTGGGCTACCTCGTGATGGACGAAGGCGTCGAGCTCGACCGTGCCGCGGCGCGCACCGCCCTCGCGCAACGCCTCCCGGCGGCGACCATCCCGTTGCTCGGCGTCGTCGATGCTCTGCCGGTGCGCACGTCGGGCAAGGTCGACCGTGCCGCACTGCCGTGGCCGCTGCCGGGTGCCGATATGCCGGCCGCGACCGACTTCTCGGCCGACGAGGCCTGGTTGGCCGCGCAGTGGCAGGCCGTACTGGGCCTTCCCGTCACCGAGCGCAAGGCCGACTTCTTCGACCTCGGCGGCGGCTCCCTCGCCGCCGCGCAGCTCGTCTCGCGCATCCGCGCACGCGTGCCCGAGTTCTCGGTCGCCGACATCTACGACGTCCCGCGCCTGGGAGCGATGGCCAAGGCGCTCGGTCCCCAGCTGGCCGACGAGACGCCCGCGCAGTTCCACCGCCCTGCCCCGACGCCGCGCACGACCCAGTGGGCGCAGACGCTTCTCGGTGCCCCGCTCTTCGTGCTCGCGGGTGTGCGATGGCTGCTGTACCTGCTCACCGCCTCGGCGATCCTGCGGCTCCTGCCGGGTTTCGAGGTGCTGCCGTCTGTCCCGTGGCCGGTGCTGGTGGTCGGGCTGCTGCTGTTCGCGACGCCGTTCGGACGCATGGCGATCGCCGTGGCATCCGCTCGTCTCCTTCTCGCGGGCGTGCGGCCGGGCGACTACCCGCGCGGGGGTTGGGTGCACGTCCGGCTCTGGCTGGCCGAGCAGATCGCCGACCAGGTGGATGCCGTGGGCCTGGCCGGAGCGCCGTGGGTGTCGTACTACGCCCGGGCGCTCGGTGCGCGCATCGGTCGCAACGTCGACCTGCACGCCCTGCCGCCTGTCACGGGCATGCTCGTCGTCGGCGACGGCGCCTCGATCGAGCCCGAGGTCGATCTGACGGGGTACTGGATCGACGGTGACCTCGTGCGCATCGGCGAGGTGCGCATCGGGGCCGATGCCACCGTCGGGGCGCGCTCGACCCTGGCGCCGGGAACCCGCATCGGGCGCCGCGCCGAGATCGCCCCCGGCTCCGCGGTGTTCGGCCGGGTGAAGGCCGACCAATCGTGGGCCGGGTCGCCCGCCGTCCGCGTCGGAGGCACGGCGAAGGGGTGGCCGATGGAGCGTCCGCCCGCGCCCACCCGCTGGTTGTGGGCCTACGCGGCCTCGGCCGTCGTGCTCGCCCTGCTGCCGCTGGCCGCGTTCACCGTGGGCGGGCTGGTCATCGCCCAGGGCATCCGCGGGGCGGGATCGCTCGCCGAAGCCGCGGGGTGGGCCTTCGCCTGGCTCGTCCCGGCCGTCGCGGTCACGGGCCTCGTGTTCGCGGCATCCGTGGTCCTTCTCGTGCGCGTGCTCTCACTCGGGCTGAGGGAGGGGACCCACCCGGTGCGCAGCCGTGTCGCGTGGCAGGCGTGGAGCATCGAGAGGCTTCTGGATGCCGCCCGCACCATCCTCTTCCCGCTGTACTCGTCGCTGTTCACCCCCGTCTGGCTGCGATTGCTCGGTGCCGAGGTGGGCCGTGACGTCGAGGCATCAACCGTGCTGCTCATTCCCTCGATGACGCGCATCGAAGACGGCGCGTTCCTCGCCGACGACACCATGGTGGCCTCCTACGAACTGCGCGCCGGGTGGATGCGCATCGGGCCGGTGCGCATCGGCAAGCGCGCCTTCCTCGGCAACTCCGGAATGGCCGCGCCCGGGCACCGTGTGCCCCGCGACGGACTCGTCGCCGTGCTGTCGGCCGCGCCGGTCAAGGCCAAGGCCGGGTCGTCGTGGCTCGGCTCGCCCGCGGTGCGCCTGCGGCGCCTGTCGGCCGAGGGCGACGAGTCGCGCACGTACCGCCCGACGGCGGCGCTACGCCTGGCGCGGACGCTCTGGGAGCTCTGTCGTTTCGTGCCCGTCGTCGTCACCTGCGGCATCGGCTCGGGGGTGCTGTTCGCGCTCGCCGGCTTGTGGGAGGCTGTCGGGCCGGTCTGGACGCTGCTTCTGTCGGGCGTCGTGCTCTTGGCCGCGGGAGCGGTCGCGGCGGCGATCTCGACCGCGGCGAAGTGGGCGATCGTCGGGGTGATCCGTGCCGGCGAGCAGCCCCTGTGGTCGAGTTTCGTGTGGCGCACCGAGGTGTCCGACACGTTCACCGAGATGGTGGCGGCTCCGTGGTTCGCCCGCGCGGCCGCCGGGACGCCCGCGCTGGCGGTGTGGTTGCGCAGCCTCGGGGCCCGCATCGGTACCGGCGTATGGTGCGAGAGCTACTGGCTGCCCGAGCCCGATCTGGTGAC is a genomic window containing:
- a CDS encoding Pls/PosA family non-ribosomal peptide synthetase, which produces MTTPAPAAQAPLDRRAAAAPARTLIDLLADVAARHPEASAIDDGSGALSYRELLARVWRTAAALHEAGVRRGDRVGVRMPSGSKELYVSILAVMAAGAAYVPVDADDPDERARLVFAEAAVKGIVAGDGEFIAADDCLVRLYDGDAPHPSTNAVPVVAPPTVEDDAWIIFTSGSTGVPKGVAVTHRCAAAFVEAEARIFLRDEPLGPGDRVLAGLSVAFDASCEEMWLAWGHGACLVPAPRSLVRSGEDLAPWLLRQGITVVSTVPTLAAMWPADSIENVRLLIFGGEACPPELAARLVADGREVWNTYGPTEATVVACAAPLDGTLPVRIGLPLDGWALAVVDAEGRPVAEGEVGELIIGGVGLARYLDPAKDAEKYAPMPTLGWERAYRSGDLVRFEPEGLVFQGRADDQVKVGGRRIELGEVESALQDLAGVSAATVAVRTTGAGVPVLVGYLVMDEGVELDRAAARTALAQRLPAATIPLLGVVDALPVRTSGKVDRAALPWPLPGADMPAATDFSADEAWLAAQWQAVLGLPVTERKADFFDLGGGSLAAAQLVSRIRARVPEFSVADIYDVPRLGAMAKALGPQLADETPAQFHRPAPTPRTTQWAQTLLGAPLFVLAGVRWLLYLLTASAILRLLPGFEVLPSVPWPVLVVGLLLFATPFGRMAIAVASARLLLAGVRPGDYPRGGWVHVRLWLAEQIADQVDAVGLAGAPWVSYYARALGARIGRNVDLHALPPVTGMLVVGDGASIEPEVDLTGYWIDGDLVRIGEVRIGADATVGARSTLAPGTRIGRRAEIAPGSAVFGRVKADQSWAGSPAVRVGGTAKGWPMERPPAPTRWLWAYAASAVVLALLPLAAFTVGGLVIAQGIRGAGSLAEAAGWAFAWLVPAVAVTGLVFAASVVLLVRVLSLGLREGTHPVRSRVAWQAWSIERLLDAARTILFPLYSSLFTPVWLRLLGAEVGRDVEASTVLLIPSMTRIEDGAFLADDTMVASYELRAGWMRIGPVRIGKRAFLGNSGMAAPGHRVPRDGLVAVLSAAPVKAKAGSSWLGSPAVRLRRLSAEGDESRTYRPTAALRLARTLWELCRFVPVVVTCGIGSGVLFALAGLWEAVGPVWTLLLSGVVLLAAGAVAAAISTAAKWAIVGVIRAGEQPLWSSFVWRTEVSDTFTEMVAAPWFARAAAGTPALAVWLRSLGARIGTGVWCESYWLPEPDLVTLGAASTVNRGCVVQTHLFHDRIMSMDTVELEPGATLGPHSVVLPASTLGAHATVGPASLVMRGETVPVGSRWSGNPIGPWRAVKVRAYQSTT